The following proteins are encoded in a genomic region of Bubalus kerabau isolate K-KA32 ecotype Philippines breed swamp buffalo chromosome 15, PCC_UOA_SB_1v2, whole genome shotgun sequence:
- the UPK2 gene encoding uroplakin-2, which yields MASPWPVRTLSWILILLAVLAPGAAADFNISSLSGLLSPVMTESLLVALPPCHLTGGNATLTVRRANDSKVVRSSFVVPPCRGRRELVSVVDSGSGFTVTRLSAYQVTNLAPGTKYYISYLVTKGASTESSREIPMSTFPRRKAESIGLAMARTGGMVVITVLLSVAMFLLVLGLIIALALGARK from the exons ATGGCATCTCCGTGGCCTGTGCGGACCTTGTCTTGGATCCTGATTCTGCTGGCTGTCCTGGCCCCCGGGGCTGCAG CTGACTTCAACATCTCAAGCCTCTCTGGTCTGCTGTCCCCAGTGATGACGGAAAGCCTGCTAGTTGCCTTGCCCCCATGTCACCTCACAGGGGGCAATGCCACACTGACTGTCCGGAGAGCCAACGACAGCAAAG TGGTGAGATCTAGCTTCGTGGTGCCTCCGTGCCGCGGACGCAGGGAGCTGGTGAGCGTGGTGGACAGTGGGTCTGGCTTCACGGTCACCCGGCTCAGTGCATACCAGGTGACAAACCTGGCACCAGGAACCAAATACTA CATTTCCTACCTCGTGACAAAGGGGGCATCCACCGAGTCCAGCAGAGAAATCCCAATGTCCACATTTCCTC GAAGGAAGGCAGAATCCATTGGGCTGGCAATGGCCCGGACAGGGGGCATGGTGGTCATCACGGTGCTGCTCTCAGTCGCCATGTTCCTGCTGGTTCTGGGCTTGATCATTGCCCTAGCACTGGGCGCCCGAAAGTGA